The sequence below is a genomic window from Halolamina litorea.
GGCTCCCTCGGCGTCGACCTCCCCGTCGAACCGATCGCTCGACAGCGAATCGATGTCGACGAGGCTCGCACGTCCATCGACGATCAGTTCGGCGACGATAGTCCCGACTGCCGGGGCGTGCATGAACCCGTGGCCGGAGAAGCCGACGGCGTTGATCAGCCCCGGGAGGGTTTCCTCGATCACGGGGTTCGCGTCGGGTGTCGTCGCGTAGAGGCCGGTCACGGTGTCACGGACCGCCGACTCCGGCCCGAAGTAGCCACACATCTCGGCGACCGCTTCGAGGGTGTCGAGCGTCCACTCCAGATCGGCCGACTGTGGGAAATCGTCCGGGTCCGCGACGGGATGGCCGCCCGCGTTCCCGCCGACGGCCGCCAGCCCGTCGCCTTCCGGTCGAAACACCGCCCCGCCGTCCACGTCGATCGTGAGCGGCACGTCGTCGGGTAGCGGCGTCTCCGGTTCGGCGATCGCCAGCCGGTGGAGTTCCGGCGATATCGGTAGATCGACGCCCGCCATCGAGGCGACGCGCCCGGCCCACGGTCCCGCAGCGTTGACGACGAAGTCCGCATCCAGCCACTCACCAGCGGCGCGTACACCGGTCACCGTGCCGTCCTCGCGCCGGATGTCCGTCACAGCCGTCTTCGGCCGTACGTCGACGCCTCGTTCCCGCGCAGCCTCGGCGTAGCCCTGCAAACAGAGGTACGGGTCGACGAACTCGTCCTCGGCGTTGTACGACGCGCCGACGAACCGCTCGTGGTGCAACTCCGGGCAGTGTTCTCGGGCGGCCGCCGCCGACAGGTAAGTCGAGGGGACGCCGTGCTCGTTCTGCATCGCCACGTTCTCCCGGAGCGCGTCGGCGGTGTCCGGTTCGCGGGCGAGAAAGAGGTAGCCAACCCGTCGGCGGCGGATATCGACGCCGAAGCGCTCCTCGAACTCGTCCCACACGCGTTTGCTCGCCTGCGAGAGTTCGACGTTCACCGGCGTCGAGAACTGCGAGCGGATGCCGCCGCCGCTGCGCCCCGTGCTCCCCGACCCCAGCGTCCCCTTCTCCAGAAGCGTCACGTCGGCGCCACGGCCGGCGAGTTCGTACGCACTCGCGAGCCCGACGATCCCACCACCGATAACCACGACAGCGTCACTCATACCTCCTCACTCGGCTCCGTCTGCTTGAAGCTGTGGTCGAGGTGACGCACCACACAGTTATCCCCCCGCACGCAGAGCGACCCGTATGGATATCGAGACGTGGCGCGAGGCGTTCCCCGCCGTCGCCGAGGAAGGGCGAATCCACCTCAACAACTGCTCGGCCTCTCCGCTGCCCCAGCGCGGCATCGACGCCCGCCGGGAGTGTGAACGGGTGTGGGTGACCGAGGGGAACCCGTGGGAGACGTGGCTCGGGAAGGTGAACGAGGCCAAAGGACGGTTCGCGGGGCTGATCAACGCCGACCCCGACGACGTGGCGGTCCTCTCCTGTGCGACTCAGGCGTTCTCACAGGTCGCCAGCGCGCTGGAGTACGACGACCGCTCGGGAGTCGTCCTCTCGGAGTTGGAGTTCCCGACGACGCCACAGTTCTGGGGCGCACAGGAGCGCCGGGGCGCCGAGGTCCGGGTCGCCGAGTCCGACGACGGCATCACCGTCCCGGCGTCGGCCTACGAGGCCCACATCGACGACGACACCGCGTTGGTCTGTACGTCCCACGCCTACTCTTTCACCGGCGGGCTCTGTCCAGTCGACGCCGTCGCCGATGCGGTCCACGACGCCGGTGGCTACCTCTTTCTCGACGCCTACCAGTCACTGGGCGTCGTCCCCATCGACGTGGACGACCAGGACATCGACATGCTCGTCTCGGGGTCGCTGAAGTTCCTGCTCGGTGGCCCCGGCATCGCCTTCCTCTACGTCGACCCCGACGTGGCCGCCGAACTGGAGCCGACGAACCTCGGCTGGTTCGGCGTCGACGACATCTTCGGCTTCGAGACGGAGTCGCCCGAGTACGCCCCCGGCGCCCGGCGCTTCGAGCAGGGGACGCCGCCGGCGACGGCCGCCTATCAGGCGGACGCGGGCATGAGCATCATCGAGGAGGTCGGTATCGACACCATCCGAGAACGCACTCGTGACCACACCGGCTACCTCGTCGACGGCGCCCGCGACCGAGGGTTCACCGTGCGAACCCCCACTGATCCCGAGCAGCGCGGCTCGGTTGTCAACGTCCAGGTCACAGACCCCGCGGACACCACGGGCGCCCTGCTCGACAACGGCTTCAACGTCAGCCACCGGGGCGGCGGCGTGCGACTCTCGCCGCACTTCTACAACACGACGGCGGAACTCGACCGAGCCCTCGACGCCATCGAGGGGTACGGCACCCCGGTCTGAACGGGCCGCGGTCCCGCGGTCAGTCGTTCAGAGGTCGTACAGCTCGCCGTACTTCTCGGTGACGTAGTCGACGAAGTAGTCCGCCGTCAGCGGCTCGCCGGTGGCGACTTCGATCAGTTCGTCAGTCGGGTAGCGCTTCCCGTGGCGCTGGACGTTCTCGACCAGCCAGTCGTGGACGGCGTCGAACTCGCCGTCGGCGATGCGGGCGTCCACGTCGGGGACGTC
It includes:
- a CDS encoding NAD(P)/FAD-dependent oxidoreductase, coding for MSDAVVVIGGGIVGLASAYELAGRGADVTLLEKGTLGSGSTGRSGGGIRSQFSTPVNVELSQASKRVWDEFEERFGVDIRRRRVGYLFLAREPDTADALRENVAMQNEHGVPSTYLSAAAAREHCPELHHERFVGASYNAEDEFVDPYLCLQGYAEAARERGVDVRPKTAVTDIRREDGTVTGVRAAGEWLDADFVVNAAGPWAGRVASMAGVDLPISPELHRLAIAEPETPLPDDVPLTIDVDGGAVFRPEGDGLAAVGGNAGGHPVADPDDFPQSADLEWTLDTLEAVAEMCGYFGPESAVRDTVTGLYATTPDANPVIEETLPGLINAVGFSGHGFMHAPAVGTIVAELIVDGRASLVDIDSLSSDRFDGEVDAEGAVI
- a CDS encoding aminotransferase class V-fold PLP-dependent enzyme, yielding MDIETWREAFPAVAEEGRIHLNNCSASPLPQRGIDARRECERVWVTEGNPWETWLGKVNEAKGRFAGLINADPDDVAVLSCATQAFSQVASALEYDDRSGVVLSELEFPTTPQFWGAQERRGAEVRVAESDDGITVPASAYEAHIDDDTALVCTSHAYSFTGGLCPVDAVADAVHDAGGYLFLDAYQSLGVVPIDVDDQDIDMLVSGSLKFLLGGPGIAFLYVDPDVAAELEPTNLGWFGVDDIFGFETESPEYAPGARRFEQGTPPATAAYQADAGMSIIEEVGIDTIRERTRDHTGYLVDGARDRGFTVRTPTDPEQRGSVVNVQVTDPADTTGALLDNGFNVSHRGGGVRLSPHFYNTTAELDRALDAIEGYGTPV